The nucleotide sequence CAAACTTTACTCCACTTAATGTAGTTGGCGGTTCTGTTTATTTAAACGGAGGTTCTAGAGGACTTATTGTATTCAGGGTGTCTAATACAGAGTTTGCGACTTACGATAGGCATTGCCCAAATGAACCGGAAGATGCGTGTGGTGTTGTTGATGTTGATAATTCTGGTATTTGGGGTGTTGATGCGTGTTGCAGTTCTAAGTTTTTATTGCAAGATGGATCCGTTGTTAGTGGGCCATCCACTTATTCGTTAAGACGATACGAAACTACGTTTGACGGTACAGTGCTGCACGTTTATAATCCATAGAAGAAATTCCCTCTATCTTATTAGTTGCAAATATCCTGTGTGTTGCTTTGTAGTTTCTTTTATATCTGTTGTGTTTAAAAGATAGTAATAGGTGCCATCGGATGCATTATTTCCGTTATTCATTATAATCCCATTCCAGTGTTGTTGAGAGTCGTTTGTTTCGAAAACAAGTATGCCCCATCTATTATATATTTTTAAATCATACTCTTTTATCCCTTTATTTTTTATGGTAAATAAATCATTTTTCGCATCTCCATTGGGTGTAAACACATTGGGAACAAGCAACTCGATTTCCGGTTCTTTGTAATTATCGTTATCAATTACAGTAATCTGAACTTGGTCTTGTGCATTTAACATACAAGCATTGCCCTTTATAAGGTTGTACAATCCAAAGGTATCACCGCCACCGGATACTTGGGTAATTGTAAAAATAGCTGTTTCGTTAGGCTCGGGAATTGTGTCGGATATGTGCAGAGAAATTGTGATATAGTGTAACGAATCGTTTATATTAAAGGCATAGGGCGGGATAGTCATAATTATGTCGTTTCCTATTTGAAAAGAAATTACACCGCTTATAACATTGCCTCCAGAGCCCGAGTATTTTGTTCCAATTGTAAAATCATCTACAGAAAGTGTGCTTGATGCATCTAATGTAATAATTACTGTTGCCGGAGAGCTAGTGGTGCCGCTTACTGCAAGCGATAGGTAGTAAATGCTATCTTCTTCTATTTGTGGTATGTTTACACGATTTGTTAAATCGGTTGGCAAAAAAGTTACTTGCGGTTTTACGGATATACTTATCAAATCCAAGAAGTTTCCTATTGTATTATTTCCACTGCCGGTGCCAATAGATTGGAACGATATTCTATATGTCCCTGTTACATTACAAATCCACACATCTCCATGTTTAGCCCATCCACCTGTGCTTGCAATGCCATTGGTTACAGAAGCATTTGAGCTGGTAATTAAGAGTTTTGAATATAATTTAACGCCAGTATAAACTATTGTCCCTGCTGCCCATTGGTTTGGGTCTGAGATAAAAAACTCGGCAGTGTCAGCTAGTGTTGCAGATCCTCTTCCTCTGTGAAATGCAGTCCATACAATGGTGTCTCCCGCTGTTAAGCATACATCCTGATATAATGCGGAATTATCTTCTGCATTTAATTCAACAAACTGATTGCCACCTCCCGTTGTAATACTAACCCCTAAAGCTCCTGACCCCCAAACTTCTATAGGATGATCGAACGACCCTAAGTTGACATTTATAGGATGCGTAGATTGCCAACCTAACATAGGATTAAGAGAGCTTGAATTAGCAGCATCTATAATATTAACACCGGTTGGGTTAAGCACTGGTGGAATTTCAAAACTAGTATTTATAATATCTCTGGTAGGTAATTTTGGCGATGGATTTGGAATAATAGGTGGTTGCTGAGAAAAACTAAGTGCCGATTTTACTGTAAAAAGGAATGTAAATAATTTATTCATGTGTAACTCTTGCTTATTGTTTTAAACATACCACAATAGATTTGGCATATCGAAACAAAAAACGCGAATTATTGCATTTTGATTGTCCATAATGTCTTTAGTTGACTTATTTACAGAGGTTTATCTCTACGATGCATTTCCTTTAGAATAGTCTAATTATTGTATTATTTTAGATGTATCAACTTTAATTAAACGAAATATGTTATCTAAGAAAATATTTTTTGTATTTGGATGTGTCGCAAGTTCAATACTAGTAGTAGCGCAAACGTCTGTACTAAAGCCGGTAGAAAAGATTGTTAAAAAAACAGACGAACTTGTAATTCCGTATGAAAAATTTATTTTGAATAATGGTTTAACAGTGTTGATACACGAAGATCATTCTGATCCCGTAGTACATGTTGATGTTACTTACCATGTTGGCTCAAACAGAGAGCAGGAAGGGCGTTCGGGGTTTGCGCATTTTTTCGAACACATGATGTTTCAGGGCTCTGATCATGTGGCAGACGAAGAACATTTTAAGCTTTTGTCTGAAGCCGGAGGCACATTGAATGGAACTACATCTAACGACAGAACTAATTATTTTGAAACTGTGCCGTCTAACCA is from Bacteroidota bacterium and encodes:
- a CDS encoding gliding motility-associated C-terminal domain-containing protein; the protein is MNKLFTFLFTVKSALSFSQQPPIIPNPSPKLPTRDIINTSFEIPPVLNPTGVNIIDAANSSSLNPMLGWQSTHPINVNLGSFDHPIEVWGSGALGVSITTGGGNQFVELNAEDNSALYQDVCLTAGDTIVWTAFHRGRGSATLADTAEFFISDPNQWAAGTIVYTGVKLYSKLLITSSNASVTNGIASTGGWAKHGDVWICNVTGTYRISFQSIGTGSGNNTIGNFLDLISISVKPQVTFLPTDLTNRVNIPQIEEDSIYYLSLAVSGTTSSPATVIITLDASSTLSVDDFTIGTKYSGSGGNVISGVISFQIGNDIIMTIPPYAFNINDSLHYITISLHISDTIPEPNETAIFTITQVSGGGDTFGLYNLIKGNACMLNAQDQVQITVIDNDNYKEPEIELLVPNVFTPNGDAKNDLFTIKNKGIKEYDLKIYNRWGILVFETNDSQQHWNGIIMNNGNNASDGTYYYLLNTTDIKETTKQHTGYLQLIR